The proteins below are encoded in one region of Bacillus vallismortis:
- the nagB gene encoding glucosamine-6-phosphate deaminase, whose translation MKVMECQTYEELSQTAARIVGDTIKKNSGAVLGLATGGTPEGTYRELIRLHQTENLSFQNVTTVNLDEYAGLSSDDPNSYHYYMNHRFFQHIDSQPSRHFIPNGHAVDLESECRRYEQLVKSLGGTDIQLLGIGRNGHIGFNEPGTPFQSRTHIVTLNEQTRQANARYFSSIDSVPTKALTMGIQTILTSKRILLLVSGKSKAEAAKKLLEGDISEDFPASALRLHSDVTVLIDREAAALRP comes from the coding sequence ATGAAAGTAATGGAATGTCAAACATATGAAGAGCTAAGCCAAACCGCAGCAAGAATAGTCGGTGACACGATCAAGAAAAATTCTGGCGCCGTTCTCGGCTTAGCAACAGGCGGCACACCTGAAGGCACGTATCGCGAGCTGATCCGCCTGCACCAAACTGAGAACCTCTCATTTCAAAACGTCACCACGGTTAATTTGGATGAATACGCCGGACTTTCAAGCGATGATCCGAACAGCTATCACTACTATATGAATCATCGTTTTTTTCAGCATATTGACAGCCAGCCAAGCCGGCATTTTATTCCGAATGGACATGCAGTCGATCTGGAATCCGAATGCAGACGGTACGAACAATTAGTGAAATCCCTCGGCGGCACTGACATTCAGCTTCTCGGCATCGGCCGAAACGGACATATCGGCTTTAACGAACCGGGAACGCCTTTCCAGTCACGCACACACATTGTGACATTAAATGAACAAACTAGGCAGGCGAATGCAAGATATTTTTCTTCAATAGACAGTGTGCCGACAAAAGCGCTCACAATGGGCATCCAGACGATTCTCACAAGCAAACGCATCCTGCTGCTTGTTTCCGGCAAAAGCAAGGCAGAAGCTGCGAAAAAGCTGTTAGAAGGAGACATAAGTGAAGATTTCCCCGCATCTGCTTTGCGCCTGCATTCCGATGTAACGGTTTTGATTGATCGTGAAGCAGCAGCATTAAGACCTTGA
- the hisG gene encoding ATP phosphoribosyltransferase, with protein MGKLLTMAMPKGRIFEEAAVLLRQAGYKLPEEFEDSRKLIIDVPEENLRFILAKPMDVTTYVEHGVADVGIAGKDVMLEEERDVYEVLDLKISKCHLAVAGLPNTDWSGVAPRIATKYPNVASGYFREQGEQVEIIKLNGSIELAPLIGLADRIVDIVSTGQTLKENGLVETEHICDITSRFIVNPVSYRMKDDVIDEMASRLSLVVEGETAK; from the coding sequence ATGGGTAAGTTACTCACAATGGCGATGCCAAAGGGCCGGATATTTGAAGAAGCGGCAGTGCTGCTTCGGCAGGCGGGCTATAAGCTCCCAGAGGAGTTTGAAGATTCGAGAAAACTGATCATCGATGTGCCGGAGGAAAATCTCCGTTTTATATTGGCTAAGCCGATGGACGTAACCACATATGTGGAGCATGGTGTGGCTGACGTCGGAATTGCGGGCAAGGATGTCATGCTGGAGGAGGAGCGCGATGTGTATGAGGTGCTCGATTTGAAGATCAGCAAATGCCACTTGGCAGTCGCCGGACTTCCGAATACAGACTGGAGCGGCGTAGCCCCAAGAATCGCGACAAAGTATCCGAATGTAGCTTCCGGTTATTTTAGAGAGCAGGGAGAACAAGTCGAAATCATCAAGCTCAACGGTTCAATTGAGCTGGCTCCGCTCATCGGGCTTGCAGACCGCATTGTGGACATCGTTTCCACCGGACAGACGCTAAAGGAAAACGGACTTGTTGAAACGGAGCACATTTGTGATATTACGTCCCGCTTTATCGTCAACCCGGTAAGCTACCGGATGAAAGACGATGTGATTGACGAAATGGCCTCCCGCTTATCTCTCGTTGTGGAAGGAGAAACGGCAAAATGA
- the pelC gene encoding pectate/pectin lyase PelC, whose product MKKIVSILFMFSLVIGFSQFQSSTAFAADKVVHETIIVPKNTTYDGKGQRFVAGKELGDGSQSENQKPVFRVEDGATLKNVVLGAPAADGVHTYGNVNIQNVKWEDVGEDALTVKKEGKVTIDGGSAQKASDKIFQINKASTFTVKNFTADNGGKFIRQLGGSTFHVDVIIDKCTITNMKEAIFRTDSKTSTVRMTNTRYSNVGQKWIGVQHIYENNNTPF is encoded by the coding sequence TTGAAAAAAATCGTGTCTATCCTATTTATGTTCAGTTTGGTTATCGGTTTCAGCCAGTTTCAGTCATCAACTGCTTTTGCAGCTGACAAAGTGGTTCATGAAACAATTATTGTGCCAAAAAATACAACATATGACGGGAAGGGACAGCGGTTTGTAGCAGGGAAAGAATTAGGTGACGGAAGCCAGTCCGAAAACCAAAAACCTGTTTTTCGTGTGGAGGATGGAGCAACTCTGAAAAATGTGGTGCTCGGCGCACCTGCTGCTGATGGCGTGCACACTTATGGAAACGTTAACATTCAGAATGTAAAGTGGGAAGATGTGGGCGAGGATGCGTTAACGGTGAAGAAAGAAGGAAAAGTGACCATCGATGGCGGCTCCGCCCAAAAAGCGTCGGATAAGATTTTCCAAATCAATAAAGCCAGCACATTTACAGTGAAAAACTTCACGGCGGACAATGGCGGTAAATTCATTAGACAGCTTGGCGGTTCAACCTTCCACGTTGATGTGATCATTGACAAGTGCACCATCACGAATATGAAAGAAGCGATCTTCCGGACAGACAGCAAAACAAGCACGGTCAGAATGACAAATACACGCTACTCCAATGTCGGCCAGAAATGGATTGGCGTTCAGCATATTTATGAAAATAACAATACTCCATTTTAA
- the ppaX gene encoding pyrophosphatase PpaX yields MSDKQVTTILFDLDGTLINTNELIIASFLHTLEHYYPSKYKREDVLAFIGPSLYDTFSSMDADQCDDMIAMYRAYNHDMHDSLVTEYETVYETLDALKKAGFNLGIVTTKLRDTVNMGLKLTGIGEFFETVVTLDDVTHAKPDPEPVLLALKQLGSEPAEAMMVGDNYHDVLAGKNAGTKTAGVAWTIKGPEMLAKHEPDYMLDKMSDLLQIVGVK; encoded by the coding sequence ATGAGTGACAAACAAGTAACGACGATTCTGTTTGATTTAGACGGAACCCTTATTAATACGAACGAATTAATTATCGCGTCCTTTTTGCATACACTGGAGCATTATTATCCGAGCAAGTATAAACGAGAAGACGTACTCGCGTTTATCGGGCCGTCTCTTTATGACACATTCTCCTCGATGGACGCTGATCAATGCGATGATATGATCGCCATGTACAGAGCATACAATCACGACATGCACGATTCACTTGTGACTGAATATGAAACCGTGTATGAAACCTTAGATGCATTGAAAAAAGCCGGGTTTAACTTAGGGATTGTAACAACAAAATTAAGGGATACTGTCAATATGGGCCTCAAGCTGACGGGCATCGGCGAGTTCTTTGAAACGGTCGTCACCCTCGATGATGTGACACATGCAAAGCCTGATCCCGAGCCGGTTCTGTTAGCGCTCAAACAGCTTGGAAGCGAGCCGGCGGAAGCTATGATGGTCGGTGATAATTACCATGATGTGCTGGCAGGAAAAAACGCCGGAACAAAAACGGCTGGAGTGGCATGGACGATTAAAGGGCCGGAAATGCTTGCGAAGCATGAGCCTGATTATATGCTTGACAAAATGAGTGATCTATTACAAATCGTTGGAGTGAAGTAA
- a CDS encoding GntR family transcriptional regulator, producing MNIDKQSPIPIYYQIMEQLKAQIKSGELQPDMSLPSEREYAEQFGISRMTVRQALSNLVNEGFLYRLKGRGTFVSKPKMEQTLQGLTSFTEDMKSRGMKPGSRLIDYRLIESTEELAAVLGCGHPSSIHKITRVRLANDIPMAIEASHIPFKLAGELNESHFHSSIYEHIERYNSIPISRAKQELEPSAATSEEASILGIQTGAPVLLIKRTTYLQNGIAFEHAKSVYRGDRYTFVHYMDRLS from the coding sequence ATGAATATCGATAAACAATCCCCTATTCCGATTTATTATCAGATTATGGAGCAATTAAAAGCCCAAATAAAGAGTGGAGAGCTTCAGCCGGATATGTCTCTTCCCTCCGAGCGTGAATATGCCGAACAATTCGGAATCAGCCGGATGACGGTTCGCCAAGCGCTTTCTAATTTAGTCAATGAAGGCTTTCTCTACCGCCTAAAAGGCCGAGGCACCTTTGTCAGCAAGCCAAAAATGGAACAAACACTCCAAGGGCTGACAAGCTTTACCGAGGATATGAAAAGCCGCGGGATGAAACCTGGCAGCAGGCTCATTGACTATCGGCTTATTGAATCAACGGAGGAGCTCGCCGCTGTATTAGGCTGCGGGCACCCCTCCTCCATCCATAAAATCACTCGGGTGCGGCTGGCAAATGATATTCCGATGGCGATCGAAGCCTCGCATATTCCGTTTAAGCTTGCGGGTGAGTTAAATGAATCGCATTTTCATTCGTCGATTTACGAGCATATTGAAAGGTACAACAGCATACCGATTTCCCGCGCAAAACAGGAGCTTGAGCCAAGTGCCGCAACGTCGGAAGAAGCAAGCATTCTCGGCATTCAAACGGGAGCGCCTGTCCTGTTAATCAAACGAACAACGTATTTACAGAACGGAATTGCTTTTGAACATGCCAAATCTGTATACAGAGGCGACCGTTATACATTTGTCCACTACATGGATCGGCTTTCATGA
- the nagA gene encoding N-acetylglucosamine-6-phosphate deacetylase — translation MAESLLIKDIAIVTENKGIKKGYVGITDGKISTVTSERPKETYAKEIQAPADSVLLPGMIDIHIHGGYGADTMDASFSALDTMSSRLPEEGTTSFLATTITQEHGHISQALVNAREWKAAEEASLLGAELLGIHLEGPFVSPKRAGAQPKEWIRPSDVALFKKWQQEAGGLIHIVTLAPEEDRHFELIRYLKDESIIASMGHTDADSALLSEAAKAGASHMTHLYNAMSPFHHREPSVIGTALAHDGFVTELIADGIHSHPLAAKLAFLAKGSSKLILITDSMRAKGLKDGVYEFGGQSVTVRGKTALLSDGTLAGSILKMNEGARHMREFTNCSWTDIANITSANAAKQLGIFDRKGSVTEGKDADLVIVNSDCEVILTICRGNIAFISKEADQI, via the coding sequence ATGGCAGAAAGTCTTCTTATCAAAGACATCGCGATCGTGACAGAAAACAAAGGAATCAAAAAAGGCTATGTCGGAATCACTGACGGAAAGATCAGCACAGTCACTAGTGAACGGCCTAAAGAGACCTATGCAAAAGAGATTCAAGCACCGGCAGATTCCGTTTTGCTTCCCGGGATGATTGACATCCATATTCACGGCGGCTATGGCGCAGATACAATGGATGCAAGCTTTTCTGCCCTCGACACCATGTCGTCAAGGCTGCCCGAAGAAGGCACGACGAGCTTTTTAGCAACAACCATTACCCAGGAACATGGGCATATTTCTCAAGCTTTGGTGAATGCAAGAGAGTGGAAAGCGGCTGAAGAGGCCTCTTTATTAGGTGCGGAACTGCTCGGCATTCATTTGGAGGGCCCTTTTGTTTCACCTAAAAGAGCCGGAGCGCAGCCAAAGGAATGGATTAGGCCTTCAGATGTTGCACTTTTCAAAAAGTGGCAGCAGGAGGCAGGCGGGCTGATTCACATTGTCACACTTGCACCTGAGGAAGATCGGCATTTTGAACTGATCCGCTATTTGAAAGACGAATCGATTATCGCGTCGATGGGGCACACAGATGCCGACTCCGCATTATTGTCAGAGGCCGCGAAAGCAGGCGCGAGCCATATGACCCACCTCTACAACGCGATGAGCCCCTTTCATCACCGAGAGCCCAGCGTAATCGGAACGGCGCTAGCCCATGATGGGTTTGTGACAGAGCTTATTGCCGACGGCATCCATTCCCATCCTTTAGCGGCAAAGCTTGCTTTTTTGGCAAAAGGCAGCAGCAAGCTCATTTTAATTACTGATTCTATGAGGGCAAAAGGCCTGAAAGATGGTGTGTACGAGTTCGGCGGCCAAAGTGTGACGGTGAGAGGAAAAACAGCTCTTCTTTCAGACGGAACACTTGCCGGTTCAATTCTCAAAATGAACGAAGGCGCACGGCATATGCGTGAGTTTACAAATTGTTCTTGGACGGATATAGCTAATATAACTTCTGCAAACGCGGCCAAACAGCTGGGCATCTTTGACCGTAAAGGCAGTGTGACAGAGGGAAAAGATGCGGATCTTGTCATTGTCAACAGTGATTGCGAGGTGATTCTCACCATTTGCCGCGGAAACATTGCATTTATATCCAAGGAGGCTGACCAGATATGA
- a CDS encoding ATP phosphoribosyltransferase regulatory subunit, whose protein sequence is MFMFEKPHGMRDTLPGLYETKKKVRQSLTDLIDKWGYRFMETPTLEFYDTVGVQSAIEEQQLFKLLDQDGKTLVLRPDMTGPIARVAGSKLLKHDHPLRVGYAANVFRAQEREGGRPAEFEQVGVELIGDGTTSADAEVIALAVGALKSAGLSSFKIAIGHAGIADALFVEVLGNVERADVLRRFLYEKNYVGYREHVKSLPLSSIDKSRLLELLELRGGIEVCGRAENLVDSAQGTSVIDELKALWDILEDYGCTENVRLDLNMVSHMSYYTGILFEVYAENVGFVIGSGGRYNKLLGYFDSPAPATGFGLRIDRLIEALHMKEEACEINAVIFSKEQRVQAIAYANEERMKGNKVVLQDLSGIENIDQMTKSFANVTYFIGARKEEQNG, encoded by the coding sequence ATGTTTATGTTTGAAAAACCGCACGGTATGAGAGATACACTGCCGGGTTTATACGAGACGAAAAAAAAGGTGAGACAATCGTTAACCGATTTGATTGATAAATGGGGATACCGGTTTATGGAAACACCGACATTGGAATTTTACGATACCGTTGGCGTGCAGTCAGCGATTGAAGAACAGCAGCTGTTTAAGCTTCTTGACCAGGACGGCAAGACATTGGTGCTTCGCCCTGATATGACAGGGCCGATTGCTAGGGTGGCGGGATCTAAGCTTCTAAAACACGATCATCCGCTCAGAGTCGGTTATGCGGCAAATGTATTCAGGGCTCAGGAACGGGAAGGCGGACGTCCCGCCGAGTTCGAGCAGGTCGGAGTGGAATTAATCGGTGACGGGACGACAAGCGCGGATGCGGAGGTCATTGCCTTAGCCGTCGGTGCATTAAAAAGCGCCGGGCTGTCTTCCTTTAAAATTGCTATCGGCCACGCCGGTATAGCGGATGCCTTGTTTGTTGAGGTGCTCGGAAACGTTGAACGCGCTGATGTGCTGCGGAGGTTTTTATATGAGAAGAACTACGTTGGCTACAGAGAACATGTCAAATCTCTCCCGCTTTCCTCCATTGATAAAAGCAGGCTGCTTGAGCTGCTTGAATTGCGGGGCGGCATAGAAGTATGCGGACGTGCTGAGAACCTCGTTGATTCTGCGCAAGGAACAAGCGTGATTGATGAACTCAAAGCGCTGTGGGACATACTTGAGGATTATGGATGTACGGAAAATGTCCGTCTGGATCTGAATATGGTCAGCCATATGAGCTATTACACGGGAATTCTATTTGAAGTGTACGCGGAAAATGTCGGCTTTGTCATTGGAAGCGGCGGCCGTTATAACAAGCTCTTAGGCTATTTTGATTCACCCGCGCCGGCGACAGGCTTCGGACTTCGGATCGACCGGCTGATTGAAGCGCTTCATATGAAAGAAGAAGCTTGTGAAATCAACGCTGTTATTTTCAGCAAAGAGCAGCGGGTGCAAGCCATCGCTTATGCGAATGAAGAACGCATGAAAGGGAATAAAGTGGTGCTTCAGGATTTATCGGGAATCGAAAATATCGATCAGATGACAAAATCTTTTGCGAACGTCACCTATTTTATCGGTGCCAGAAAGGAAGAGCAAAATGGGTAA
- the lgt gene encoding prolipoprotein diacylglyceryl transferase — protein sequence MNEAIEPLNPIAFQLGPLAVHWYGIIIGLGALLGLWIAMRESEKLGLQKDTFIDLVLFAIPIAIICARIYYVAFEWDYYAAHPGEIIKIWKGGIAIHGGLIGAILTGYVFSRVKNLSFWKLADIAAPSILLGQAIGRWGNFMNQEAHGEAVSRAFLESLHLPDFIINQMYINGQYYHPTFLYESLWSFVGVVVLLLLRKANLRRGEMFLIYIIWYSIGRYFIEGMRTDSLMLTEALRIAQVISIVLIVLAVAAIIFRRAKGYSKERYTE from the coding sequence ATGAATGAAGCGATAGAACCGCTCAATCCGATAGCTTTTCAGCTGGGGCCGTTAGCCGTCCATTGGTACGGAATTATTATCGGTCTCGGTGCTTTGCTTGGACTTTGGATCGCGATGAGAGAAAGTGAGAAACTGGGGCTGCAAAAAGATACGTTTATTGATCTTGTCCTGTTTGCCATTCCGATTGCGATTATTTGCGCCCGAATTTATTACGTTGCATTTGAATGGGATTATTATGCGGCACATCCGGGAGAAATCATTAAGATTTGGAAGGGCGGCATTGCCATTCATGGCGGATTAATCGGGGCGATTTTAACAGGTTATGTGTTTTCGAGGGTGAAAAACCTTTCGTTCTGGAAGCTTGCGGACATTGCCGCACCGAGCATTTTACTCGGCCAGGCGATCGGCCGCTGGGGAAACTTCATGAATCAGGAGGCACACGGCGAGGCAGTCAGCCGAGCCTTTTTAGAAAGCCTGCATCTGCCTGACTTTATCATCAATCAGATGTATATTAACGGACAATACTATCACCCTACTTTCTTATATGAATCACTATGGAGCTTTGTCGGCGTCGTTGTTTTGCTGCTCCTGCGCAAAGCAAATTTGCGCAGAGGCGAGATGTTCTTGATCTATATCATCTGGTATTCAATCGGAAGATACTTTATTGAAGGAATGCGGACTGACAGCTTAATGCTGACTGAGGCACTTCGCATCGCTCAGGTGATTTCAATCGTATTGATTGTTTTGGCTGTGGCGGCCATCATCTTCAGACGCGCCAAGGGTTATTCGAAGGAGCGGTACACGGAGTAG
- a CDS encoding nucleoside recognition domain-containing protein, with product MKKIFLAGLAAGLQTTWTLGKVIFPVTLLVTLLQHTPVMDWLVRLITPVMGLFGLSGEAAIPLVLGNMLNLYAGIAGILTLDLSVKEVFILAVMLSFCHNLIIESTVAAKVGIRIGVILAVRIGLAAVSAIVINLIWHGGQETAQYGFITAKSAAPDGWLAMLAEALMKAGLGVLQLAAIVIPLMIIIQLLRDLGWLHRFSRWLSPFTQLLGMNKNTSMTMVAGLTIGLAYGAGVMIKAVEDDGVSRRDMTLAFIFLVACHAVVEDTLVFIPLGIPVWPLLLIRVTTAVLLTMAIAHTWKKWKPSAVGKEAI from the coding sequence ATGAAGAAGATCTTTCTGGCCGGTCTGGCGGCAGGTCTTCAAACAACATGGACACTCGGCAAAGTCATTTTCCCGGTAACACTATTGGTTACATTGCTTCAGCATACGCCTGTCATGGATTGGCTGGTACGGCTGATCACACCGGTTATGGGCCTGTTCGGGCTTTCTGGAGAAGCAGCCATTCCGCTTGTGCTGGGGAATATGCTGAATCTGTATGCCGGCATTGCCGGGATTTTGACATTGGATTTATCTGTGAAGGAAGTTTTTATTTTAGCTGTGATGCTGTCATTCTGCCATAACTTGATTATCGAATCGACAGTGGCCGCAAAGGTTGGCATCAGAATTGGCGTCATATTGGCGGTGCGCATCGGTTTGGCCGCTGTCTCAGCGATCGTCATTAACCTGATTTGGCATGGCGGACAGGAAACCGCGCAGTACGGTTTTATCACCGCGAAGAGCGCGGCTCCTGACGGCTGGCTGGCAATGCTTGCCGAGGCTTTAATGAAAGCCGGGCTCGGTGTTTTGCAGCTGGCGGCCATTGTGATCCCGCTGATGATCATCATTCAGCTTTTAAGAGATTTAGGCTGGCTGCACCGTTTTTCCAGATGGCTGTCTCCGTTTACGCAGCTGCTTGGCATGAATAAAAATACGTCCATGACGATGGTGGCAGGACTGACGATCGGTTTGGCCTACGGAGCGGGTGTCATGATCAAAGCTGTTGAGGATGACGGCGTGAGCAGGCGGGATATGACATTGGCATTTATTTTTCTCGTTGCTTGCCACGCGGTCGTGGAAGATACACTCGTCTTTATTCCGCTCGGCATACCGGTCTGGCCTCTTCTTCTGATACGTGTCACCACCGCGGTGCTCTTGACAATGGCTATTGCGCACACATGGAAAAAGTGGAAACCCTCAGCGGTTGGAAAGGAAGCAATATGA
- a CDS encoding C39 family peptidase: MKTLRTLCVLIILSGVIFFGLKIYAKDIDIPFFNSIKREAEEGSETAANSENELQGSAEPLNVVLYNQMDAPRLYNGCEVTSLAMVLNYAGYDVTKNTLANQIATVPLTYSSGLKGDPNDGFVGDMANGPGLGVYHGPIYQLAKTYAGDKVSDLTGKSISAVYQQLEKGNPVWVITTASLAPVDNMQTWKTPNGTIDITFSVHSVAVTGYDEKYVYLNDPYGYKNRKTDRTSFENAWEQMGSQAIVIQK, encoded by the coding sequence ATGAAAACACTGCGAACTCTATGTGTCCTGATCATTCTATCAGGCGTTATTTTTTTCGGACTCAAAATATATGCAAAAGATATAGATATCCCTTTTTTCAATAGCATTAAAAGAGAAGCTGAAGAAGGCTCGGAAACAGCTGCAAATAGCGAAAACGAGCTGCAAGGAAGCGCGGAACCGCTGAATGTCGTGCTTTACAATCAAATGGACGCCCCTCGGCTCTATAATGGTTGTGAAGTAACAAGCCTTGCGATGGTGCTGAATTACGCGGGATATGACGTGACAAAAAACACATTGGCAAACCAGATTGCCACAGTGCCTTTGACATATAGCAGCGGATTAAAAGGGGATCCGAATGACGGATTTGTCGGGGATATGGCGAATGGCCCCGGTCTCGGTGTCTACCACGGACCGATCTATCAATTAGCAAAAACCTATGCCGGAGACAAAGTGTCTGACCTGACTGGAAAAAGCATTTCTGCAGTCTATCAACAACTGGAGAAGGGCAATCCTGTTTGGGTCATTACGACCGCCAGCTTGGCGCCAGTTGACAACATGCAGACATGGAAAACACCAAATGGAACAATTGATATCACGTTCAGTGTCCACAGTGTCGCCGTTACGGGCTATGATGAAAAATATGTCTATCTCAATGATCCGTATGGCTATAAAAACAGAAAAACGGACAGAACCAGTTTTGAAAACGCGTGGGAACAAATGGGCAGCCAGGCCATCGTTATCCAAAAGTAA
- a CDS encoding acyltransferase, whose protein sequence is MRKTDRHPVSGANSLWHVYQTVPFLKVVKNFIVIQMARYTPFIGMKNWLYRTFLRMEIGKQTSFALMVMPDIMFPEKIIVGTNSIIGYNTTILAHEYLIQEYRIGKVLIGDEVMIGANTTILPGVEIGDGAVVSAGTLVHKDVPAGAFVGGNPMRIIYTKEEMKERMKRSAE, encoded by the coding sequence GTGAGAAAAACAGATCGTCATCCGGTCTCAGGAGCTAACTCACTATGGCATGTCTATCAAACGGTCCCTTTTTTAAAGGTTGTCAAAAATTTCATTGTCATTCAAATGGCGAGATATACACCGTTTATAGGGATGAAAAACTGGCTGTACCGTACGTTTCTGCGGATGGAGATTGGGAAGCAGACATCGTTTGCCTTGATGGTGATGCCGGATATTATGTTTCCGGAAAAGATCATAGTCGGAACAAATTCAATCATCGGGTACAATACGACCATTTTGGCCCATGAGTATTTGATTCAAGAATACCGGATCGGCAAAGTCCTGATCGGAGACGAAGTGATGATCGGCGCCAACACGACCATTTTGCCCGGGGTGGAAATAGGCGATGGCGCAGTGGTTTCCGCCGGAACGCTTGTCCATAAAGATGTGCCTGCCGGCGCGTTTGTCGGAGGAAACCCGATGCGGATCATCTATACGAAGGAAGAAATGAAAGAAAGAATGAAAAGGTCCGCTGAATAA
- the hprK gene encoding HPr(Ser) kinase/phosphatase yields the protein MAKVRTKDVMEQFNLELISGEEGVNRPITMSDLSRPGIEIAGYFTYYPRERVQLLGKTELSFFEQLPEEDKKQRMESLCTDVTPAIILSRDMPIPQELIDASEKNGVPVLRSPLKTTRLSSRLTNFLESRLAPTTAIHGVLVDIYGVGVLITGKSGVGKSETALELVKRGHRLVADDCVEIRQEDQDTLVGNAPELIEHLLEIRGLGIINVMTLFGAGAVRSNKRITIVMNLELWEQGKQYDRLGLEEETMKIIDTEVTKLTIPVRPGRNLAVIIEVAAMNFRLKRMGLNAAEQFTTKLADVIEDGEQDE from the coding sequence GTGGCAAAAGTTCGCACAAAAGACGTAATGGAACAGTTCAATTTGGAATTAATCAGCGGAGAAGAAGGGGTTAACCGCCCGATTACCATGAGTGATTTATCAAGACCAGGCATTGAAATTGCCGGATATTTTACATATTACCCGAGAGAACGCGTGCAGCTTCTCGGAAAAACAGAGCTTTCTTTCTTTGAGCAGCTGCCGGAAGAGGATAAAAAGCAGCGAATGGAATCTCTGTGCACGGATGTAACACCAGCTATTATTCTTTCTAGAGATATGCCCATTCCGCAGGAGCTGATTGACGCTTCTGAGAAAAACGGTGTGCCTGTCCTCAGATCGCCGCTGAAAACAACAAGGCTGTCAAGCCGGTTAACCAACTTTCTTGAGAGCCGTCTCGCGCCTACCACGGCGATTCATGGCGTTCTTGTTGACATATACGGCGTCGGCGTGCTGATCACAGGGAAAAGCGGTGTCGGGAAAAGTGAGACCGCGCTGGAGCTTGTGAAAAGAGGACACCGCCTCGTTGCGGATGATTGCGTTGAAATCCGACAGGAGGACCAGGATACCCTTGTCGGAAACGCTCCGGAATTAATTGAACATCTTCTGGAAATCAGGGGGCTAGGCATTATCAACGTGATGACGCTGTTTGGTGCCGGCGCAGTCAGAAGCAATAAACGAATCACGATTGTCATGAATCTTGAACTCTGGGAGCAGGGCAAGCAATACGACCGTCTCGGACTTGAGGAAGAAACGATGAAAATCATTGATACGGAAGTGACAAAACTGACGATTCCCGTCCGTCCGGGCCGAAATCTCGCAGTCATTATCGAAGTGGCAGCGATGAACTTCAGATTGAAGCGGATGGGCCTGAATGCCGCCGAGCAATTTACGACTAAGCTGGCGGACGTCATAGAAGACGGTGAACAAGACGAATAG